atatttttttttctattgtgcCAAAATTGAAACAGAATGACAAAAATTGCTTTACCCTTGTACATGGTATTTCCAAGCTGATCCTTAACAGCCAGCCCAGAAGGTGGATTTTGCCAACAATATCCAGCTGTCCCTCACGTTGGCAGCCCTGTCCATTGGGCTGTGGTGGACCTTTGACAGGTCACGAAGTGGCTTTGGTCTTGGAGTAGGAATTGCTTTCCTGGCCACATTGGTGTCACAGCTTCTGGTGTACAATGGAGTTTATCAGTAAGTATTTGCTCCCCTAAGGTGAAGTGATAATGTTCTGAAGCTGTAACATTAAATCAGAATAACTGAATGGATACAATTGTACATGATTTTCAAAGCTGTCAGCACCTAATTTTGAGTACAGCATAAATTGGGCTGTTTATGAAAGCTCTTATCTGTATGTAAGTGAGAAATCTAGTTGGAAATgctaattgaaataaaattgctACCTTGCCAACGATATAACATGCTTTGTTTGGGTGAATAAATGCAGCTATAATCAATAAGAAGCCTCCTTTGTTGTTTGctgcaagaaattaaatttctataATGTGGATCTTTTTGAGTTAAAATATCCTAATAATTGTGAGTTTGCCTTGCGTTTGGGGGACTCTCTGTATTGCATAACACTGAGCTCAAAAATGTGTGTTCTTTTCCAGATACACATCCCCAGACTTCCTCTATGTCCGTTCCTGGTTGCCATGTATATTTTTTGCTGGTGGAATAACAATGGGCAATATTGGCAGGCAGCTGGCAATGGTGAGTCTGGAGGAGAGGGGTTGGTTGCCTTCCAGTAAAAGTTTAAATGTACATATAGTTTCTTTCCTGCCAGCCAGCTATTTGGCTCGAGAGTGTGCAGTGAGGTAGAAAGCAGCGGTCATTTCTTGTTGATGTACTTAGTGAGCTGATCAGTCTGTAAATCAGAATACACCCATGCTTTGCTCTGTACACTCTGTTACATACTTCCAGGACCATGAGCTAAGAGCTCCTGTGTTTGGGGAGAAATCAGGCCATCCCCAAAGTCTGACCTGCTCAGGGGACAGAAATTGCAGCCACCAGTATGTGCACAGAGCTTAAGGAGATCAAACTTATCTGAGTGGAGTTTAACAAGAGCTATTGTATCACCCATTTTGTAGAAAAATCACTTCTTTTTCACCAGTTATGTAAATTAATATTATTCTGtcaatttctgtttttcagtatgAATGCAAAGTCATTGCAGAGAAGTCTCACGAGGACTGAGAAGAAATTATATGCAccttttaaacaggaaaatgtCTGACAAATGACTGTTGGAGGAGCATAAGGAACACTTGACTATGAAATTgccaaaatgcaattttttttcccttgagtgGTATACTTTACTGCAATCTGTGATTGCTGCTTCTATAGAAACCTTGATGTCTGATTTTGATTACTGTGAAGTTACAATAGTATGCAATACATTTGACAATATTGGTTCAATTATAGGATTCTCTTTTCCAAATCTAAACAGTTTACCATAAATTCCTGTCTGTCTGTAATGTTGCAGTGCCAAACTGAACCTTTGCACTATGTTTCTGTAGCTGAAACTTCTTGATTCACTTTATCTTGAAAGTTTTGAGGAATTTGTTCTTAACAGCTAGTAAAAGACAGAGAGGGTTCACGTTTAGCAATGAAGATCTCTTTCCATGATAGCCCATAATATCTGTATGAAATGTATGGATTACAGGTGAACTTTGATGCAATAAGTAACTGATTTATGCCTATTAACACAGTATATCATTCTTCTGACCCACATTGCTGGTGAGGAAACTCATTTCAGGTTTCATGGGTTATTGCCATAGCATTTCATTTGTCTGTGGTGTGTGCCCAGTATCACAGAAATGGAAACTGAGTCTGGAAACTATTCACTCTTTTTCCCCTGGTACACCCAGCATCTAGGTTTGTTTTTGAATTTATGTGAACCGTGGACAGATTCTGAAACTACTTGTGTGCAAAACAGGATACAGTTCAGGTCATTCTCGTACAATCCTTTAAGCTGATTTGTGTTGATAGGAAAACAGCTTAGGGAGTTTTTTTGCAAAATTCAATTCTGTTGAAGTAAATCAGCCACTACCATAAAGCGTCGTAAACCCCTCCATTACCAATGTTACTCTTGGTGGTCCTTGCccaccccctgctctgctggcagggatCAGCAGTGCTGTCTTTTAGGTACTGATGGAGCCCTCGTTGCTGTTGCTGTGTCCAGGCAACCATAAATGCATTTGTTCTTGCAGCAGTTTTCTgaggcagggaaatgctgttAGCCCTGTTTGACAGGTGCCTGGTAGGACAGCGAGCAGAACTAGGCTGTGTGCTGAGCACTTCCCTTCTTAAGAAGGATTTTAGTGTGTGACCCATATCTAGGGGCATACATGGAGTTTTCTCTTGGCTTTGCAGCTGGCTTTTAAGACCATGAGCTGGAAGAAGTGCAAGAAGGCAGAAAGCAGATTTCAAGAGGACACTACTAACCTGTGCCTGCAGTGAGTTTGGCGTGGGATGTCTCCACTTCGTTTTCCCATTCTGTCTTTGTTGATGGtgtttaaatgtatttgttttccttttttgtctttaagtactatttttttcagtcttccatGAAAGGTTTATAAGACATGTTACAGTCACCTGGGGAGGCTGGAGTTGGTCCAAAGAATAAATAGATGTGTAGACGagttttattaataaatgtGTGAATGCGTTGTACACGAAGCTTGAACAAGGCAACTTTTTCAGTCTTACCTGCTTACCTCCAAGTCTGAAAAGTGTGGAATGAGCACTTCCAAAAGCATTGTAACAAAATATGTggtcacaaaagaaaaatttcttgaaTGGGAAGTTGTAAAAATCTTAAATAAGCAGGTGATGTATTAAGAGCTTGgttctgcagctccagaaaGTGTCATCACCTGCAGCTGACTGTCCTGGGATGATGTTTCAGGAAAGCACCTACAGAGGC
This genomic interval from Motacilla alba alba isolate MOTALB_02 chromosome 7, Motacilla_alba_V1.0_pri, whole genome shotgun sequence contains the following:
- the INSIG2 gene encoding insulin-induced gene 2 protein isoform X2, which codes for MDRHLGEPHKFKREWSSVMRCVAVFVGINHASAKVDFANNIQLSLTLAALSIGLWWTFDRSRSGFGLGVGIAFLATLVSQLLVYNGVYQYTSPDFLYVRSWLPCIFFAGGITMGNIGRQLAMYECKVIAEKSHED